From a single Okeanomitos corallinicola TIOX110 genomic region:
- a CDS encoding FtsW/RodA/SpoVE family cell cycle protein has protein sequence MNLRQLIPIFDNSVSSWGLEARVLRWLTLVWLFVGLVVLFSASYAVADERQGDGMYYFKRQIIWVLVSLIIFNIIVNLPLRKVLGVSHWFFILFLVLIFLTLVPGLGRKAFDSARWIALGPIPIQPSELVKPFLVLQSARLFGQWEKLSWGLRFAWLGMFCLVLLGILAQPNLSTTALCGMTIWLIALAGGIPYKYLGGTALGGVLLALLSISIKEYQRRRVMSFLNPWADPTGDGYQLVQSLLAVGSGQTWGAGFGLSQQKLFYLPIQDTDFIFAVFAEEFGFVGSLLLLLMLAAFATLGFFVAMKTKNIIHRLVAIGITVVIIGQSLLHIGVATGALPTTGLPLPMFSYGGNSMISSLVACGLLIRVARESSEAEVVPLPINKPERRRRRRRL, from the coding sequence GTGAATTTACGTCAATTAATCCCAATTTTTGATAATTCTGTTTCCTCTTGGGGATTAGAAGCCCGTGTATTACGTTGGTTAACTCTAGTTTGGTTGTTTGTGGGCTTGGTTGTGCTTTTTTCTGCCTCCTATGCAGTTGCAGATGAACGCCAAGGAGATGGAATGTATTATTTTAAGCGTCAAATTATTTGGGTTCTAGTTTCACTGATCATTTTCAACATAATTGTTAATTTACCCCTACGAAAAGTTTTAGGGGTATCACATTGGTTTTTTATACTGTTTTTAGTCTTAATTTTTCTTACGCTTGTTCCCGGATTAGGAAGAAAAGCTTTTGATTCAGCCCGTTGGATAGCTTTAGGTCCTATTCCTATTCAACCATCTGAATTAGTTAAACCTTTTTTGGTATTACAAAGTGCGAGATTATTTGGTCAGTGGGAAAAATTAAGTTGGGGACTTAGATTTGCTTGGTTAGGGATGTTTTGTTTGGTATTATTAGGAATTCTCGCCCAACCGAATTTAAGTACAACAGCACTTTGTGGGATGACAATTTGGCTAATAGCTTTAGCAGGAGGTATACCATACAAGTATCTAGGAGGAACAGCATTAGGTGGAGTTTTACTAGCATTACTCAGTATTTCTATTAAAGAATATCAACGTCGTCGGGTCATGTCTTTTTTAAATCCTTGGGCTGATCCTACAGGAGACGGTTATCAATTAGTACAAAGTCTATTAGCTGTAGGTTCAGGACAAACCTGGGGTGCTGGATTTGGACTTTCTCAACAAAAACTATTTTATTTACCCATTCAAGATACAGATTTTATTTTTGCAGTTTTTGCCGAAGAATTTGGTTTTGTGGGTAGTCTTTTACTGTTGTTAATGTTAGCTGCATTTGCTACTTTAGGATTTTTCGTGGCCATGAAAACTAAAAATATCATTCACAGATTAGTAGCAATTGGCATTACAGTTGTGATCATTGGTCAATCATTACTACATATCGGTGTAGCTACGGGGGCTTTACCAACTACTGGTTTACCTTTACCAATGTTTAGTTATGGTGGTAATTCGATGATTTCTAGTTTGGTAGCTTGTGGTTTATTAATTCGTGTAGCGAGGGAAAGTAGTGAAGCTGAAGTAGTACCTTTACCAATTAATAAACCTGAAAGAAGAAGAAGAAGGAGAAGACTTTAG
- a CDS encoding iron uptake porin — protein MKLFKFSNYQKFLTATLVSTTTILFTANTAFAQVLRGAGDGFVQPLLERYRQEYEQETGEKFKYTAVGSGGGIRFFINDSVDFAATTLIPTPIEINQMEDGLLMLPTGGSSVAVVYNLQEVSSTIQLSRDQLAKIFTGEITNWQQVNPRFPNQEIEVVTCAKNCSTSFILTKYLNKITGGKILPSQNPEWKFPVFSELTDDSAIAGEVRRTEGAIGYVQTSIALKENLSIASLENKSGNYVKPNIETTEKALANVKFNNDFTTEDIQDPENGYPLVSLTWLLLPKNYDNQKVLEKTQSLLTWIFTQGQKLNQELGYTKVPDDVNKKAIVAINNQFKINSVAAISGDDLRLSPIGNLYDNTPSDVQPIVNVNQLIDVDSQHWAYSALNNLVEKHQCLSGTSQNTFAGNRSLKRHEFAFMLNSCLLKIRRSLDGLQTNKLANKQDLAVVQRLQTEFTSELQNITNRIDKLADKTALIQDQQFSTTTVLRGTVDFNIISGFGDRKAVLPGTNSTEKLTANPTFAGRASLTLDTSFTGKDKLRTQLVGGNINNLSSAITGTDMTLLSGATNTSNDVILGTLIYQFPIGDKGQIIIAPTAGFPTRIFPALNPVSSISNFGAESPIYSFAFGSGAIGYYQFNDQLAAGISYLTTSGNNPNEGLFGGQYTLLSQITYTPSDQLGIAFTYGNYYASRPGSTINVTGSKGSEFGQLPFGEDTPTSSNAFGLQLTYKLSDKLVLGGWTSYFKTENQAIANLNGVNFDPGANADIWSWAITASLTDLGKLGSQLSFVFGMPPKVTNNDILQRQDQDTSLHWELSYRYPLTERIDITPGFLMITNPEHNAANDTIWVGLFRTSLKF, from the coding sequence ATGAAACTTTTCAAATTCAGTAACTACCAGAAATTTTTAACTGCTACTTTAGTCAGTACCACAACAATTCTTTTCACCGCTAACACTGCTTTTGCTCAAGTATTAAGAGGTGCGGGTGATGGATTTGTTCAACCATTACTAGAACGTTATCGCCAAGAATATGAACAAGAAACAGGTGAAAAATTTAAATATACCGCCGTTGGTAGTGGTGGAGGGATTAGATTTTTTATTAATGACTCTGTAGACTTTGCTGCTACTACTTTAATTCCCACTCCTATTGAAATTAATCAAATGGAAGATGGTTTATTGATGTTACCAACAGGAGGTAGCAGTGTAGCTGTTGTTTATAATTTGCAAGAAGTTAGTAGCACTATTCAATTATCCCGTGATCAATTAGCAAAAATATTCACCGGTGAAATCACAAATTGGCAACAAGTAAATCCCCGATTTCCCAATCAAGAAATTGAAGTTGTAACTTGTGCTAAAAATTGCAGTACCAGTTTTATTCTCACTAAATATCTCAACAAAATTACTGGGGGAAAAATTCTCCCTAGTCAAAATCCAGAATGGAAATTTCCGGTATTTTCGGAGTTAACAGACGATAGTGCGATCGCTGGAGAAGTCCGCAGAACCGAGGGAGCAATTGGTTATGTACAAACAAGTATAGCTCTAAAAGAAAATCTATCCATTGCTAGTCTTGAAAACAAAAGTGGTAACTATGTAAAACCCAATATTGAAACCACGGAAAAAGCCTTAGCAAATGTCAAATTTAACAATGATTTTACCACCGAAGATATTCAAGATCCAGAAAATGGTTATCCTTTAGTGAGTTTAACTTGGCTATTACTCCCTAAAAATTATGATAATCAAAAAGTTCTGGAAAAAACCCAAAGCTTATTAACATGGATTTTCACCCAAGGACAAAAATTAAATCAAGAATTAGGATATACCAAAGTTCCTGATGATGTTAATAAAAAGGCAATTGTCGCTATTAATAATCAATTTAAAATCAACTCTGTGGCAGCAATTAGCGGAGATGATTTAAGATTATCTCCCATTGGCAATCTATATGATAATACTCCCAGTGATGTCCAACCCATTGTTAACGTCAATCAATTAATAGATGTTGATTCTCAACATTGGGCTTATTCAGCATTAAATAATTTAGTAGAAAAACATCAATGTCTGAGCGGTACTTCTCAAAATACCTTTGCTGGGAATAGATCACTAAAACGTCATGAATTTGCATTTATGTTAAATTCGTGTTTGCTGAAAATTAGGCGATCGCTTGATGGTTTACAAACCAATAAATTAGCTAACAAACAAGACTTAGCAGTTGTCCAAAGATTACAAACAGAATTTACTTCAGAATTACAGAATATAACTAATAGAATAGATAAATTAGCAGATAAAACCGCTTTAATTCAGGATCAGCAATTTAGCACAACTACAGTTTTAAGAGGTACAGTAGACTTTAACATCATTAGTGGTTTTGGTGATCGAAAAGCAGTTCTTCCTGGGACAAATTCCACCGAAAAATTAACCGCAAATCCCACCTTTGCCGGACGCGCATCACTCACTCTAGATACAAGTTTTACAGGTAAAGATAAACTAAGAACCCAACTGGTAGGAGGGAATATTAATAACCTCAGTAGTGCCATTACTGGTACAGATATGACTCTTTTATCAGGTGCTACAAATACCAGTAATGATGTCATATTAGGAACGCTAATATATCAATTTCCCATAGGAGATAAAGGACAAATTATCATTGCTCCCACCGCTGGTTTTCCTACTCGAATTTTTCCCGCACTTAACCCCGTCAGTTCAATTTCTAACTTTGGTGCAGAAAGTCCCATTTATTCCTTTGCATTTGGTAGCGGTGCAATAGGTTACTACCAATTTAATGATCAATTAGCAGCAGGTATTAGTTATTTAACTACATCTGGAAATAATCCCAATGAAGGCTTATTTGGCGGACAATATACCTTATTAAGTCAAATTACATATACCCCATCAGATCAACTTGGTATTGCCTTTACCTACGGTAATTATTATGCTTCTCGACCAGGATCAACTATTAATGTTACTGGTAGTAAAGGTAGTGAATTTGGTCAATTACCTTTTGGGGAAGATACACCAACTTCTTCCAATGCTTTTGGTTTACAATTAACTTATAAATTAAGTGATAAATTAGTTTTAGGCGGTTGGACTAGCTACTTTAAGACTGAAAATCAAGCTATAGCTAATTTAAATGGAGTCAATTTTGATCCCGGTGCTAATGCAGATATTTGGAGTTGGGCAATTACTGCATCTTTAACAGATTTGGGTAAATTAGGTAGTCAGTTAAGTTTTGTATTTGGAATGCCACCTAAAGTCACAAATAATGATATTCTGCAACGACAAGATCAGGATACTTCCTTACATTGGGAATTATCTTATCGTTACCCATTGACTGAAAGAATTGATATTACCCCTGGATTTTTAATGATTACTAATCCAGAACATAATGCAGCTAATGATACAATTTGGGTAGGATTATTCAGGACTTCCTTGAAGTTTTAA
- a CDS encoding L-histidine N(alpha)-methyltransferase encodes MANVVGDKKVVHKLEQDAKAFFLEQLNGNLWPYLYGTPQDENDLVRGGILYNEMLEGEEDYYLYKYEAELFQNKGGVLTNMIGADATFIELGPGSEQSIRLKTIPLLRFCKNLKGYLGIEISQSFLDKVLEVISSELPNISVSGIQNDFTQLDSLPEFEKPVILFKGSTIANLRKDEVPVFMSYIKELVGKTHYVLLVHDANQDEVSLLKAYDTPKMAVFMENIICRLHRDMNLVDLDPLAFKYKPEWHPESHDLKHVLTATKSQKFALGNETVEIKEGQKFHTLSSFKYPTDVFQKLISSAGYKPVDFVFDKSGRMAAHIFEG; translated from the coding sequence ATGGCAAATGTAGTTGGAGATAAAAAGGTTGTTCATAAACTTGAACAAGATGCTAAAGCATTCTTCCTAGAACAACTGAATGGCAATTTATGGCCTTACTTGTATGGAACTCCTCAAGATGAGAACGACTTAGTTAGAGGTGGTATCTTATACAATGAGATGTTGGAAGGAGAAGAAGACTATTACCTTTACAAGTATGAAGCAGAACTATTCCAAAATAAAGGTGGTGTTCTCACAAATATGATTGGTGCTGATGCTACCTTTATTGAATTAGGCCCTGGTAGTGAACAAAGTATTCGCCTAAAAACTATTCCTTTACTTCGTTTTTGTAAGAACTTAAAGGGTTATTTGGGAATTGAAATTTCCCAATCTTTTTTGGACAAAGTGTTAGAAGTCATTAGTTCAGAACTGCCTAACATTTCTGTCTCTGGTATCCAGAATGATTTTACCCAGCTAGACAGTTTACCAGAATTTGAAAAACCTGTAATTTTGTTCAAGGGTAGTACAATTGCCAATTTAAGGAAAGATGAAGTTCCAGTTTTCATGTCTTATATCAAGGAATTGGTGGGTAAAACTCACTATGTACTCCTAGTACATGATGCGAACCAAGATGAAGTTTCCTTATTAAAAGCTTATGATACTCCCAAAATGGCAGTGTTTATGGAGAATATCATCTGTCGTCTTCATCGTGATATGAATTTAGTTGATCTTGATCCATTGGCATTTAAGTATAAACCAGAATGGCATCCAGAGTCTCATGATTTAAAGCACGTTCTGACTGCTACTAAATCACAAAAGTTTGCGCTAGGAAATGAAACTGTAGAAATTAAAGAAGGACAAAAGTTCCATACCTTGAGTTCTTTTAAATATCCTACTGATGTCTTCCAAAAATTGATTAGTTCTGCTGGATATAAGCCAGTAGATTTTGTCTTTGATAAATCTGGGCGGATGGCTGCTCACATTTTTGAAGGATAG
- the ovoA gene encoding 5-histidylcysteine sulfoxide synthase — MQTIIKSNQLASTQVPKLDNFNFQNLLSYFENSWEMEEELFKSLISEDTFYLNSDPLRNKLIFYLGHSAVFYINKLIQVGLLESRIHPQFEVLFEVGVDPETPAELESATKDIVWPDVDQVWQYREKAKAAITKVIENTPLNLPIYPQHPFWALLMGIEHSRIHFETSSMLLRQLPVDKLKRPQGWNYAPTNPKTPENRMIEIPGGVVKLGKKADDLTFGWDSEYGSLEVEVKPFLANQNLITNGEFLEFVQAGGYENPHYWNVESWSWKELYNIQNPKFWILENNGEYRYRAVFDELDLPLDWPVEVNYYEAIAYCTWKGKQQDKNIRLMTEAEWNQALKISEDSSLENNYNLNVEFVSPSPVGMFANNQKSGLYDLRGNVWEWLSSTFYPLPGFAPHYLYEDNAAPFFDHNHQMMLGGSWATNGTMALPCYRNWFRPYFYQHVGFRIAESLD; from the coding sequence ATGCAGACAATCATCAAATCTAATCAATTGGCATCTACTCAAGTTCCTAAGCTTGATAATTTTAATTTTCAGAATTTACTTAGTTATTTTGAAAATTCCTGGGAAATGGAAGAAGAATTATTTAAAAGTTTAATTAGTGAAGATACATTCTACCTCAATTCTGATCCTTTAAGAAATAAATTAATATTTTATCTTGGTCACTCCGCAGTTTTTTACATTAACAAATTAATTCAAGTCGGTTTATTAGAAAGTCGTATTCATCCCCAATTTGAAGTTTTGTTTGAAGTAGGTGTTGATCCAGAAACACCAGCAGAGTTAGAAAGTGCTACAAAAGATATAGTTTGGCCAGATGTAGATCAAGTTTGGCAATATCGAGAAAAAGCCAAAGCTGCTATTACCAAAGTCATCGAAAATACACCTTTAAATCTGCCTATTTATCCCCAACATCCTTTCTGGGCTTTATTGATGGGAATTGAACATAGTCGCATCCATTTTGAAACTTCATCTATGCTATTGCGACAATTACCTGTGGATAAATTAAAGCGTCCGCAAGGTTGGAATTATGCCCCGACAAATCCTAAAACTCCTGAAAATAGAATGATAGAAATTCCCGGTGGTGTAGTTAAATTAGGTAAAAAGGCAGATGATTTAACTTTCGGTTGGGATAGCGAATATGGTAGTTTGGAAGTTGAAGTTAAACCATTTTTAGCCAATCAGAATTTAATCACCAATGGCGAATTTTTAGAGTTTGTCCAAGCTGGTGGTTATGAAAATCCACATTATTGGAATGTTGAATCTTGGAGTTGGAAAGAATTATATAATATTCAAAATCCGAAATTTTGGATATTAGAAAATAATGGTGAATATCGCTATCGTGCAGTGTTTGACGAGCTAGATTTACCTTTGGATTGGCCTGTGGAAGTCAATTATTATGAAGCAATAGCTTATTGTACTTGGAAAGGTAAACAGCAAGATAAAAACATTCGCTTAATGACAGAAGCAGAATGGAATCAAGCCTTAAAAATATCAGAAGATTCTAGTTTAGAAAATAACTATAATCTGAATGTAGAATTTGTTTCACCTTCTCCTGTGGGAATGTTTGCAAATAATCAAAAATCTGGACTTTACGATTTACGGGGTAATGTTTGGGAATGGTTATCTAGCACATTTTACCCCTTACCAGGATTTGCACCTCATTATCTCTATGAAGATAATGCTGCACCTTTTTTTGATCATAACCATCAGATGATGCTTGGTGGTTCTTGGGCAACAAATGGTACAATGGCTTTGCCTTGTTATCGCAACTGGTTTCGTCCTTATTTTTATCAGCACGTTGGTTTTAGAATTGCTGAAAGTTTGGATTAA
- the egtD gene encoding L-histidine N(alpha)-methyltransferase, producing MIAQPLTVLDHHYQELKDDGKDVIKGLSQTPKTLSPKYFYDDPGSLLFEKICELPEYYPTRTEAWILNQYADEIAAITNCCELIELGSGSSTKTQALLTAYQKIADSCRYLPIDVSGGILKTSVLQLQEKYPDINIHGLLGTYEQALVHLESNYLQSRMLFFLGSSLGNFNPEECDSFLTQVARTLQPGDFFLLGIDLQKPKDILEAAYNDSQGVTAAFNLNMLSHLNWRFQGDFDISLFKHQAIYNGVDNRIEMHLHCQRSHWVNLAALDLKVSFEAGESILTEISRKFDLATMEKQLQSKGLNTVKTWTDGKGWFGLILCQV from the coding sequence ATGATTGCTCAACCTTTAACAGTTTTAGATCATCATTATCAAGAGTTAAAAGATGATGGAAAAGATGTAATTAAGGGGTTAAGTCAAACTCCAAAAACTTTATCTCCTAAATACTTTTACGATGATCCTGGTTCTCTGTTATTTGAAAAGATTTGTGAGTTACCAGAGTATTATCCCACTCGTACAGAAGCATGGATTTTAAATCAATATGCTGATGAAATTGCAGCAATTACAAATTGTTGTGAGTTGATAGAGTTAGGTAGTGGTAGTTCTACGAAAACACAAGCTTTGTTAACTGCTTATCAAAAGATTGCTGATTCTTGTAGATATCTGCCGATTGATGTGAGTGGAGGTATTCTCAAAACCAGTGTTTTACAGTTACAGGAAAAATATCCTGATATTAATATTCATGGGTTATTAGGAACTTATGAACAAGCTTTAGTACATCTGGAATCAAATTATTTACAGTCACGGATGTTGTTTTTTCTGGGAAGTTCTTTAGGGAATTTTAACCCAGAAGAATGTGATAGTTTTTTAACTCAAGTTGCTCGCACTTTACAACCTGGAGATTTCTTTCTATTGGGGATAGATTTACAAAAACCCAAAGATATTTTAGAAGCTGCTTATAACGATAGTCAAGGTGTGACTGCGGCTTTTAATTTGAATATGCTTTCTCATTTAAATTGGCGTTTTCAAGGTGATTTTGATATCAGTTTGTTTAAACATCAAGCGATTTATAATGGGGTTGACAATCGAATCGAGATGCACTTACACTGCCAAAGAAGTCATTGGGTAAATTTAGCAGCATTAGATTTAAAGGTTTCCTTTGAAGCGGGAGAAAGTATCTTAACAGAAATTTCTCGGAAGTTTGATTTAGCAACTATGGAAAAACAATTGCAGAGTAAAGGATTGAATACTGTAAAAACCTGGACAGATGGAAAAGGTTGGTTTGGTTTAATTCTTTGCCAAGTTTAG
- a CDS encoding mechanosensitive ion channel domain-containing protein, translating into MRYRVRAILLASVVCVFTLWSIPARTEEQAAESATTEKVQSAPAGNPEFAVTTQDPTVPVDELQLLLKPLTLAELENESAAWLVLLKNKVQQISDAEIAIKRQNQSINKQQEASDSLTKSQESLKAAEEQLKTATPGSPEYEEATKKLEAAKEDLKKAQESIQQAKEAKQDIQKDDNLKDAIDKAKETEELDKAKIALEEAKKQREELTAGSLAYENATRKIDKLDAAIVAFEEAQTTQKETVPDSPEFKAATQKLEAAQQSLKKAMEEIEGTKTPDAAKKTSQELNKAETALENTKIESDGSTKIAGSIDSLKDKESLKQKGGKLEKAAEQLDKNAEEEAKFKNQLVVTVTNLQAERTALVDRFKVVLDELERKGGDPAAYKKYIEAISIVNIDLQDTEGAGLRIISWMKSEEGGLRWAINFGKFFGILAVSVVASQAIGNVTNKSLKQFDGGSELLRQFIVMVIKRGGVVVGVMLALTALEVSLGPILALVGGVSFVLAFALQSNLGNLASGLMIMFNKPFDIGDEIKVSGIWGYVDSISLASTNIKGFLGQMYVIPNNNVWGGMIENLTHGENRKVSIWLRIGMNEDLAKVQKLLVEIIQSHPKILEDPKPGKFLWSVEEYYFSIGVSGWTKKDDFWGVHEDVIQMIQERFKQENIPVAPTPERKIYYFSEGGAMNEITGSSDALIPSFPEERNLTYES; encoded by the coding sequence ATGCGTTATCGAGTTCGTGCTATTTTACTCGCTAGTGTAGTCTGTGTATTCACATTATGGAGTATACCAGCTAGAACGGAAGAACAAGCAGCAGAATCAGCAACCACCGAAAAAGTACAATCTGCACCTGCTGGAAATCCCGAATTTGCAGTCACGACACAAGATCCAACCGTTCCTGTTGATGAACTGCAATTATTACTTAAACCATTAACTCTAGCAGAATTGGAAAATGAATCAGCAGCTTGGCTGGTTTTACTGAAAAATAAAGTTCAGCAAATTAGTGATGCAGAAATAGCCATCAAAAGGCAAAATCAAAGTATCAACAAACAGCAGGAAGCCTCTGATTCCTTAACAAAATCCCAGGAATCCTTGAAAGCAGCTGAGGAACAACTCAAAACAGCAACTCCTGGATCGCCAGAATATGAAGAGGCTACCAAAAAATTAGAAGCAGCCAAAGAAGACCTCAAAAAAGCACAGGAATCTATTCAACAAGCAAAGGAAGCTAAACAGGATATTCAAAAGGATGATAACTTAAAAGATGCCATAGACAAGGCTAAAGAAACAGAAGAATTAGATAAAGCTAAAATAGCTTTAGAGGAAGCCAAAAAACAGCGAGAAGAATTAACTGCTGGTTCATTAGCTTACGAGAATGCTACAAGAAAGATTGATAAATTAGATGCAGCAATTGTAGCTTTTGAAGAAGCTCAAACTACGCAAAAAGAGACTGTACCAGATTCACCAGAGTTCAAAGCAGCAACTCAAAAGCTAGAAGCAGCCCAGCAATCTCTCAAAAAAGCAATGGAAGAAATAGAAGGGACTAAAACCCCAGATGCTGCTAAAAAAACTTCCCAGGAACTGAATAAAGCCGAAACAGCTTTAGAAAACACAAAAATTGAAAGTGATGGCAGTACAAAAATTGCTGGTTCAATTGATAGTCTTAAAGATAAAGAAAGTCTCAAACAAAAAGGAGGCAAATTAGAAAAAGCGGCAGAACAGTTAGATAAAAATGCTGAAGAAGAGGCGAAATTCAAAAACCAACTCGTCGTTACAGTTACGAACTTGCAAGCAGAAAGAACAGCCTTAGTTGATAGGTTTAAAGTCGTTCTTGATGAACTAGAACGTAAAGGTGGAGATCCAGCAGCCTATAAAAAATACATTGAAGCCATCAGCATAGTAAATATTGATTTACAAGACACTGAAGGAGCAGGTCTTCGTATAATCAGTTGGATGAAATCAGAAGAAGGCGGTTTACGTTGGGCGATCAATTTTGGTAAGTTTTTTGGTATTTTAGCTGTTTCTGTTGTTGCTTCTCAGGCAATAGGAAATGTCACTAATAAATCTCTGAAACAGTTTGACGGTGGCTCAGAACTATTACGTCAGTTTATAGTCATGGTTATCAAACGTGGTGGTGTTGTGGTTGGTGTGATGTTGGCACTAACAGCATTAGAAGTTAGTCTTGGACCCATTTTAGCTTTAGTTGGGGGAGTGAGTTTCGTCTTAGCATTTGCCTTACAAAGTAACCTGGGTAACCTTGCCAGTGGTTTGATGATTATGTTTAACAAACCCTTTGATATCGGTGATGAAATTAAAGTTAGTGGTATTTGGGGTTATGTAGATTCTATCTCTCTAGCCAGCACCAACATTAAAGGCTTTCTGGGTCAGATGTATGTTATACCCAATAATAATGTTTGGGGAGGAATGATAGAAAATCTGACTCATGGCGAAAACCGTAAAGTGTCTATTTGGTTGCGGATTGGCATGAATGAAGACTTAGCAAAAGTGCAAAAATTATTGGTAGAAATTATTCAATCACACCCGAAAATTCTGGAAGATCCCAAACCAGGAAAATTTCTCTGGTCAGTGGAAGAATATTATTTCTCGATAGGTGTTAGTGGTTGGACTAAGAAAGATGATTTTTGGGGAGTTCATGAAGATGTAATTCAAATGATTCAGGAACGTTTCAAACAAGAAAATATCCCTGTTGCTCCAACTCCTGAACGCAAAATATATTACTTCTCAGAAGGAGGAGCAATGAATGAAATAACTGGAAGTTCAGATGCACTAATACCATCTTTTCCAGAAGAAAGAAATTTAACCTATGAATCTTAA